In the genome of Segatella copri, one region contains:
- the sufD gene encoding Fe-S cluster assembly protein SufD, which translates to MLSENQYLDLYQSSSRMIKRNSAEVLNAVRDAAFEDFRRLGFPSRKVERYKYTDMSAIFEPDYGLNLNRLEIPVDPYEAFRCDVPNLSTSLYFVVNDAFYNKALPKVELPEGVIVDSLSKIATENPDFIEKYYAKIAKTDEDGITALNTFLAQDGLLIYVPKNVKVERTIQVINILRSDVDLMVNRRVLIVMEQGAEAKLLFCDHAADDKNFLATQVIEAYVGENASLDLYCLEETHYKNRRVSNVYIEQQANSRVNHNVITLHNGITRNRLDLVFKGEGAECFCNGCVIADKNQVVDNNTLIDHQVGHCTSNELYKYVLDGEARGAFAGRVLVRHGAQKTTSQETNQNLCATKTARMFTQPMLEIYADDVKCAHGSTVGQLNDAALFYMQQRGVSREEAKLLLQFAFINEVIDKMELEPLRDRLHHLVEKRFRGELNKCEGCKLCK; encoded by the coding sequence ATGCTTTCAGAAAATCAATATTTAGACTTGTATCAGTCTTCTTCGAGAATGATCAAGAGGAACAGTGCTGAGGTGCTCAATGCGGTGCGCGATGCTGCCTTCGAGGACTTCCGTCGCCTGGGCTTCCCTTCCCGAAAGGTAGAAAGATACAAGTACACAGATATGAGTGCCATCTTCGAGCCAGACTATGGCTTGAACTTGAACCGTCTGGAAATTCCGGTAGATCCATACGAGGCTTTCCGCTGCGATGTGCCTAACCTGAGCACTTCGCTCTACTTCGTGGTGAACGATGCTTTCTATAACAAGGCATTGCCAAAGGTGGAGTTGCCAGAGGGTGTTATCGTGGATTCTTTGAGCAAGATTGCTACAGAAAACCCCGATTTCATCGAGAAATACTATGCCAAGATTGCCAAAACCGATGAAGATGGCATCACGGCATTGAATACATTTCTGGCACAGGATGGCTTGTTGATCTACGTACCAAAGAACGTGAAGGTGGAGCGAACCATTCAGGTAATCAATATCCTTCGTTCGGATGTTGATTTGATGGTAAACCGTCGTGTCCTCATCGTGATGGAACAGGGCGCTGAGGCCAAGCTCCTCTTCTGCGACCATGCAGCCGATGACAAGAACTTCCTCGCTACCCAGGTAATCGAGGCTTATGTTGGCGAGAATGCCAGTCTCGACCTCTATTGTCTGGAGGAGACTCATTACAAGAACCGTCGTGTCAGCAACGTTTACATTGAGCAGCAGGCTAACAGCCGTGTAAACCATAACGTCATCACGCTTCATAACGGTATCACCCGCAACCGACTCGACCTCGTGTTCAAGGGCGAGGGAGCTGAGTGCTTCTGCAATGGTTGTGTGATTGCCGATAAGAACCAGGTGGTAGATAACAATACGCTCATCGACCACCAGGTGGGTCATTGTACCAGCAACGAACTTTATAAGTATGTACTCGATGGTGAGGCACGTGGTGCTTTTGCCGGTAGAGTATTGGTTCGTCATGGTGCCCAGAAGACTACTTCGCAGGAAACCAACCAGAATCTCTGTGCTACGAAGACTGCCCGCATGTTCACCCAGCCGATGCTGGAGATTTATGCCGACGATGTGAAGTGTGCGCACGGAAGTACTGTAGGTCAGCTCAACGATGCGGCATTGTTCTATATGCAGCAGCGTGGAGTGAGCCGTGAGGAGGCTAAGTTGCTCCTTCAGTTTGCATTTATCAACGAAGTCATCGACAAGATGGAGCTGGAGCCATTGCGCGATCGCCTGCATCATCTCGTAGAGAAGCGATTCCGTGGTGAGCTCAATAAGTGTGAGGGCTGCAAGCTTTGCAAGTAG
- a CDS encoding aminotransferase class V-fold PLP-dependent enzyme, whose translation MYDINQVRADFPILSRTVYDKPLVYLDNAATTQKPLCVLDAMRDEYLNVNANVHRGVHYLSQQATDLHEAARETVRKFINAPKVEEIIFTRGTTESLNLVVSSFCDAFMSEGDEVIISTMEHHSNIVPWQLQAAKKGIAIRVIPINDKGEINLDEFAHLFTERTKIVSIAQVSNVLGTVNPVKEMIKIAHEHGVPVMVDGAQSTPHFAVDVQDMDCDFFAFSGHKIYGPTGIGVLYGKEEWLEKLPPYQGGGEMIESVSFEKTTFEKLPFKFEAGTPDYVATHGLAKAIDYVSSLGMDNIAKHEQELTRYCMEQMRTIDGIRLFGEQEGKDAVVSFLVGDIHHMDMGTLLDRLGIAVRTGHHCAQPLMDHYGILGTVRASFALYNTKEEVDALVAGVKRVAMMF comes from the coding sequence ATGTATGATATCAATCAAGTAAGAGCAGATTTCCCGATTTTATCGAGAACGGTATATGATAAGCCATTGGTGTATTTGGATAATGCGGCAACCACGCAGAAGCCATTGTGTGTGCTCGATGCCATGCGCGACGAGTATCTCAACGTGAATGCCAATGTGCATCGTGGTGTGCACTATCTCTCTCAGCAGGCAACCGATCTTCATGAGGCAGCCCGCGAGACTGTGCGCAAGTTTATCAATGCACCGAAGGTTGAGGAAATCATCTTTACCCGTGGTACTACCGAGAGTCTGAATCTCGTGGTTTCATCGTTCTGCGATGCCTTTATGAGCGAAGGCGACGAGGTGATTATCTCTACCATGGAGCATCATTCCAATATCGTGCCTTGGCAGTTGCAGGCTGCCAAGAAGGGAATCGCCATCCGTGTAATCCCAATCAACGATAAAGGTGAGATAAATCTCGATGAATTCGCCCATTTATTCACCGAACGCACCAAAATCGTGAGCATTGCTCAGGTAAGCAACGTGCTGGGTACGGTGAATCCGGTGAAAGAGATGATAAAGATTGCCCATGAGCACGGTGTGCCTGTGATGGTGGATGGCGCTCAGAGTACTCCTCATTTCGCTGTGGATGTACAGGACATGGATTGCGATTTCTTCGCTTTCAGCGGTCATAAGATCTATGGTCCTACCGGTATCGGCGTGCTTTACGGCAAGGAAGAATGGCTGGAGAAGTTGCCTCCTTACCAGGGAGGTGGCGAAATGATCGAGAGTGTAAGCTTCGAGAAGACCACTTTCGAGAAGTTGCCTTTCAAGTTTGAGGCTGGTACTCCGGATTATGTAGCTACCCATGGTTTGGCTAAAGCCATCGATTATGTCTCTTCGCTCGGTATGGACAACATTGCCAAGCACGAGCAGGAACTCACCCGTTACTGCATGGAACAGATGAGAACCATCGATGGAATCAGGCTTTTTGGTGAGCAGGAGGGCAAGGATGCCGTTGTCAGCTTCTTGGTTGGTGATATTCATCACATGGATATGGGAACCTTGCTCGACCGCCTGGGCATAGCCGTTCGTACCGGTCATCACTGTGCTCAGCCTTTGATGGACCATTATGGCATTCTCGGTACCGTTCGTGCCAGCTTCGCCTTGTACAATACCAAGGAAGAAGTAGATGCTCTGGTTGCTGGTGTGAAGCGAGTGGCTATGATGTTCTAA
- a CDS encoding transposase, giving the protein MNTGLDQYMDIFKDAVEDSAAKLTKSFEKILIEVIILFMVIPRKINFTQMGRYGSHVEQTYRNAFGLKKSKSIDWLKLNVSLAKRFFGKQGRWAIAIDPSYISKAGKKTPHIGRFWSGCAQSVKHGLEIMGIGLIDIDAKDCMMLKAHQSLSNKELSLRNKTMVDFYISVIKRYRKELLKLSTLIVADAYFSTSTFVNGIKKEGFSLISRFRDNACLFYVYAGPRTGKRGRPKTKDGKIDMKNLDLTRMEKMEMKDIEGTAYTLIAYSKALRCKVRLVIWQMPNGKKKLFFSTDTSLSGEEVLLYYRTRFQIEFCFRDAKGYTGLMDCQARDKWKLDFAFNASFTSLNVAKVTMKEMGMEYSMSSFKSLMTNIYLVKRIFKASGYTPNRTLISKIFKDLSCLQRIAA; this is encoded by the coding sequence ATGAATACAGGACTTGACCAATATATGGATATCTTTAAAGATGCAGTTGAAGATTCGGCTGCAAAGTTAACAAAAAGTTTCGAGAAAATACTCATCGAGGTGATAATTTTGTTCATGGTAATACCAAGAAAGATAAATTTCACCCAAATGGGGAGGTATGGCTCGCATGTTGAGCAAACCTATCGCAACGCATTCGGCTTAAAAAAGTCGAAAAGCATTGACTGGCTCAAACTTAATGTCTCACTTGCCAAGCGCTTCTTTGGTAAACAGGGAAGATGGGCTATTGCCATTGATCCCAGCTACATCAGCAAAGCTGGCAAGAAGACTCCACATATCGGTCGTTTTTGGTCGGGATGTGCACAGTCTGTTAAACATGGTCTCGAAATCATGGGTATTGGCCTCATTGATATTGATGCCAAAGACTGCATGATGTTAAAAGCACACCAGTCGCTAAGTAATAAAGAACTGAGTCTTAGAAACAAGACTATGGTAGATTTCTATATCAGCGTCATTAAGCGTTACCGCAAGGAACTTCTTAAACTCTCAACCCTCATAGTTGCAGATGCTTACTTCTCTACAAGTACATTTGTTAATGGGATAAAGAAAGAAGGGTTCTCTTTGATAAGCCGCTTTCGTGACAATGCTTGTCTCTTTTATGTCTATGCTGGTCCACGTACTGGAAAACGTGGTCGCCCCAAGACCAAGGATGGCAAGATTGATATGAAGAATCTTGACCTCACTCGAATGGAGAAGATGGAGATGAAAGATATAGAAGGAACAGCTTATACTTTGATAGCCTATTCCAAGGCACTCAGGTGTAAAGTTAGACTTGTCATCTGGCAGATGCCGAATGGCAAGAAGAAACTATTCTTCTCTACAGACACCTCACTTTCGGGTGAAGAAGTACTTCTTTATTATAGAACCAGGTTCCAGATCGAATTTTGCTTTCGTGACGCCAAAGGCTATACTGGTCTTATGGACTGCCAGGCTCGCGATAAGTGGAAACTCGATTTTGCTTTCAATGCTTCGTTCACATCACTAAATGTTGCCAAGGTAACTATGAAGGAGATGGGAATGGAATATTCTATGTCTTCATTCAAGTCACTGATGACCAATATTTATCTGGTGAAACGAATTTTTAAAGCAAGCGGGTACACCCCGAACCGAACTTTAATTAGCAAGATTTTCAAAGATCTCTCGTGCTTACAGCGTATAGCTGCTTAG
- a CDS encoding fibronectin type III domain-containing protein → MNRTDKILFSALLAGGCLAAQAQQLAFPDAQGWGRFATGARQGGAVYHVTNLNDSGSGSLRDAISQPNRFIVFDVAGVINIKDRLVFKNNLYIAGQTAPGEGITVYGNGVSFSGADNIIVRHMRFRMGHKGSSGKDAAGIANGQNMIFDHCSFSWGLDETFSINPDNKGKHPDYITISNCIMGQGLMPHSAGGLMQSDYISLYRNLYIDNATRNNKIKGINQYVNNIVYNWKNGCYIMGGDSKGDSFVNIEGNLFINGPANGGNAFSGGAGEGAFNFYGEDNWQDSNMDGKFEPKEVTNYAAGVRQSIRYDYPEMPKWAGNTLLENLLPIVGASLPYRDYCDCYMVDEVNSLGKQGELLANEENLPYGTPDKWRVWGGNKKIDSDGDGMPDAWEKANGTNPNKDDALVIAANGYANIENYINSISVADHDYFLRMPMCVEFVSSTSSCIKLKWRDYTYAEDGFCVEITKKDEILWKEVARTAANSTSCTIEGLEPGVAYMVRVRAFADAGKYSEYSPELTMATRPVETGMVDIDSYLPDLTWNPSATDWDLKSKSWNKGQDAFVNGKNVLFDAAGDVKVNLSEIVSPAVVVVKGNGRVSVDGAGTISGEASVNKGGEGTLALNTLNSYTGPTVLHEGILEFNSLTNGSEPSAIGASANFAQSWIFDGGTYLYTGGTTSTDRAAQVKSETELNIAKGDATVTMNGVFEGDGDLAFSGDGQVTIGTNKFFGYKGATILRGGKLNLATTDISKAGIGSSSKLVMAGGELKTKGESNGYETYSFPIEVKEGTTSQFSPNRLCYLKNKITGSGNLQLNIPYLREYLQGNYTEFTGRLIANGVSSEKDGSLLLFNSGSVTMPNAVVEATGNTRLASWETNSNLKIGGLSGSSKTYLSGSSKKTKGFTCTWTVGSANTNETFAGKINNWAAGGSGYQGTVSITKTGTGYWRLTGNNDYKGITNVLKGNLIVNGTNSGTGAVNVMKDAILSGKGSIAGLVRIYEGGKLQAGDVEEGANGSRLTLKGNLEVRTGGVVSLLADGSSYNTISAGSVTLEDEAVIQIGDEADALFFVDGETIPVFSAGVKVNGKVQMIPETPGDGQTWDLSKLAKEGVVKVVGNPTSIKDVLAGKDIKKIECFDMSGKKIAAVGKGTFMYRITTKNGEVLTRKIVR, encoded by the coding sequence ATGAATAGAACAGATAAAATATTGTTTTCAGCCTTGTTGGCTGGAGGCTGCCTGGCTGCACAAGCACAGCAATTGGCCTTTCCTGATGCTCAGGGCTGGGGACGTTTTGCAACAGGAGCGCGTCAAGGTGGAGCAGTTTATCATGTCACCAACCTGAACGACTCTGGTTCTGGCTCTTTGCGCGATGCAATCAGTCAGCCAAACCGTTTCATCGTCTTTGATGTAGCTGGTGTCATCAATATCAAAGACCGTTTGGTATTCAAAAATAATTTGTATATTGCGGGACAGACGGCACCAGGTGAAGGTATCACAGTCTATGGCAATGGTGTTTCCTTCTCTGGAGCAGACAATATCATTGTGCGCCACATGCGTTTTCGCATGGGTCATAAAGGTAGCTCGGGTAAGGATGCGGCTGGTATTGCCAACGGTCAGAACATGATTTTTGACCATTGCTCCTTCTCTTGGGGATTAGATGAGACTTTCTCTATCAATCCTGATAATAAGGGAAAACATCCTGATTACATCACCATCTCCAACTGTATCATGGGACAGGGACTGATGCCTCATAGTGCTGGTGGTTTGATGCAGTCAGATTATATTTCCCTTTATCGTAACCTGTATATCGACAATGCTACTCGTAACAATAAGATAAAAGGCATCAACCAGTATGTGAATAACATAGTGTATAACTGGAAGAATGGATGCTATATTATGGGTGGAGACTCCAAGGGAGATTCCTTTGTGAACATAGAAGGAAATCTTTTCATTAATGGTCCTGCCAATGGTGGCAATGCCTTCTCTGGTGGCGCTGGCGAGGGTGCCTTCAACTTCTATGGAGAGGACAATTGGCAAGATAGCAATATGGATGGCAAGTTTGAACCAAAGGAAGTAACCAACTATGCTGCTGGCGTACGCCAGTCAATCCGTTATGATTATCCTGAGATGCCTAAGTGGGCAGGAAATACATTGTTGGAGAATCTTCTTCCGATAGTGGGTGCTTCTTTGCCTTATCGTGATTACTGCGACTGTTATATGGTGGATGAGGTGAACTCTTTGGGCAAGCAAGGAGAGTTATTGGCAAATGAGGAAAATCTTCCATATGGTACGCCTGACAAATGGAGGGTTTGGGGCGGAAACAAGAAGATAGATAGCGATGGCGATGGTATGCCTGATGCTTGGGAAAAGGCGAATGGTACCAACCCAAATAAGGATGATGCCTTGGTGATTGCAGCTAATGGTTATGCCAATATAGAAAATTATATTAATAGTATCTCCGTTGCCGACCACGACTATTTTCTCCGTATGCCAATGTGCGTAGAATTCGTTTCTTCTACCAGTTCTTGCATTAAGTTGAAATGGCGTGATTATACCTATGCAGAAGATGGATTCTGCGTTGAAATAACTAAGAAAGATGAGATTCTGTGGAAGGAAGTGGCCCGCACAGCTGCCAATAGTACTTCTTGTACCATCGAGGGCTTGGAACCAGGTGTAGCTTACATGGTAAGAGTAAGAGCTTTTGCTGATGCCGGCAAGTATTCTGAATATTCTCCAGAACTCACCATGGCAACTCGTCCTGTAGAGACGGGTATGGTTGATATTGATTCCTATCTGCCAGACTTGACCTGGAATCCGTCTGCTACCGATTGGGATTTGAAGAGTAAGAGTTGGAATAAGGGACAGGACGCCTTTGTTAATGGCAAGAATGTGCTTTTTGATGCCGCTGGTGACGTTAAGGTGAATTTGAGTGAGATTGTTTCGCCTGCCGTTGTAGTTGTGAAAGGCAATGGCAGAGTATCTGTTGATGGAGCAGGAACCATTAGTGGTGAGGCTTCTGTCAATAAGGGAGGCGAAGGCACGTTGGCTTTGAATACATTGAATAGTTATACTGGTCCGACGGTTCTTCATGAAGGCATCTTGGAGTTTAATTCTCTGACGAATGGAAGTGAACCTAGTGCGATAGGGGCAAGTGCCAACTTTGCTCAAAGTTGGATTTTCGATGGTGGTACCTATTTATATACAGGTGGCACAACCTCTACAGATAGAGCTGCACAGGTTAAGAGTGAAACGGAACTGAACATAGCCAAAGGGGATGCGACTGTTACCATGAACGGTGTGTTCGAGGGTGATGGCGATTTGGCCTTTAGTGGTGATGGTCAGGTTACCATCGGAACCAATAAGTTCTTTGGTTATAAAGGAGCAACCATTCTTCGTGGTGGCAAGCTTAATCTAGCAACAACAGATATATCCAAGGCGGGTATCGGTTCATCTTCTAAGCTCGTGATGGCTGGTGGAGAACTCAAGACCAAGGGAGAGTCGAATGGTTATGAAACCTATTCTTTCCCTATTGAGGTGAAGGAAGGTACTACCTCCCAGTTCTCGCCTAACCGCCTCTGCTACCTGAAGAACAAGATAACGGGTTCCGGCAACTTGCAGTTGAACATTCCTTATCTGCGTGAGTATCTTCAGGGCAACTATACTGAGTTTACGGGGCGCCTGATTGCGAATGGTGTATCTTCTGAGAAAGACGGCTCGTTGCTCTTGTTCAACAGTGGCAGTGTTACGATGCCGAATGCAGTGGTTGAGGCAACGGGTAATACCCGCTTGGCTTCATGGGAAACCAACTCGAATCTGAAGATTGGCGGTTTGTCGGGTTCTTCGAAAACTTATCTCAGTGGTTCGAGCAAGAAGACCAAGGGCTTCACTTGTACTTGGACGGTGGGTTCGGCAAATACCAACGAGACTTTTGCTGGCAAGATTAACAACTGGGCTGCGGGTGGAAGTGGTTACCAGGGAACTGTTTCTATTACGAAGACTGGTACTGGTTACTGGCGCTTGACGGGTAACAACGATTATAAGGGAATTACCAATGTTTTGAAAGGTAACCTTATAGTTAATGGAACGAATAGTGGCACAGGCGCCGTGAACGTCATGAAAGATGCCATCCTTTCTGGTAAGGGAAGTATTGCGGGTCTTGTAAGAATTTATGAAGGAGGTAAACTCCAGGCTGGCGATGTAGAGGAAGGTGCCAATGGTTCGAGATTGACCTTGAAGGGAAACCTGGAGGTGAGAACCGGAGGTGTCGTAAGTCTTCTGGCAGATGGTTCTTCTTATAATACAATCAGTGCCGGTTCGGTGACGCTGGAAGATGAAGCCGTGATTCAGATAGGAGATGAAGCTGATGCTTTGTTCTTCGTGGATGGTGAGACGATTCCTGTTTTCTCTGCCGGAGTAAAGGTGAATGGCAAAGTGCAGATGATTCCTGAAACTCCTGGCGATGGTCAGACTTGGGATTTATCAAAACTTGCCAAGGAAGGTGTGGTGAAGGTTGTTGGCAATCCCACATCTATCAAAGATGTCTTGGCTGGCAAAGATATCAAGAAGATAGAATGCTTCGATATGTCGGGTAAGAAAATAGCAGCGGTAGGTAAAGGTACTTTTATGTATCGTATTACAACCAAGAATGGCGAAGTGCTTACTCGTAAAATAGTAAGATAA
- a CDS encoding fasciclin codes for MNKIYWQKCVLGGMFLLTPCLFFSCSDKLEDNDHYKVPSWLKGNAYEVLQKEGNYSIFLHGIDLTGNDGVVAGKSIVTVAAPDDEAFGKYLTEKGYGSIDEMYQANPQFVKNLIGMHLMYYAFDWDKMVNFRPNDGDAATEADKKLNAGLFYKHRTHSQDAIEQVSATIDGSAKDISVYHYERYLPVFSTKYFETKGIADAAADYHYFYPNTQWYGEAHAGDGFNIANAAVNDENNVITDNGYLYHVDQVIEPVNTIYDELKNNADYSEFFNLYNSYETYTEALKETNQTLGYTAYLRSHGSLPNIAYEWTFAGSDKAYMQTYYLESQGYSIFAPTNQALTQFFKTFWTPEQGYGDINSLDPLIKRYFVMQMFADSKFPVMPTEIKEGKVKTIFGTTVNFDPANIHQSRRKVCTNGFLYGMDEMTAPAIFSSVVAPAFKDVNYNCYLYTLDGSGLTSSFAADNSQFVSLIPSNAQFETADPQMRLYTTTSGKELQEYSSDAGAFVQMGDNAKLNLVNMHISDQVKELKTEGLQVVDTYAPFNYWFVKDGKITNNANFNQLLNPSNTEEPFVAFHEITNAGNSWSNGKAYAYDAKSIFKRQSGDGVKHALAVCNDANFEYYLFAQLLNKAGLVSGTTLAFPSDDAYVTDGRQIVFVPTNEAISKNYQKVPGYKKLFDANGNYKATAKLTATEKAQLQAWVTDYFVSSEENVFTDYPFLGSSCKGQFITKSLTTKLEIIDGGSSLSVKLVGSDEVAPVDSKYSYFPFAFNDGCIHFIDGLLK; via the coding sequence ATGAATAAGATTTATTGGCAAAAATGCGTGTTGGGCGGAATGTTTTTACTCACGCCTTGCCTTTTCTTCTCTTGTAGTGATAAGTTGGAAGATAATGATCACTATAAAGTACCAAGTTGGTTGAAGGGAAATGCCTATGAGGTTCTTCAGAAGGAAGGTAACTACAGCATTTTTTTACACGGAATTGACTTGACCGGCAATGATGGTGTTGTTGCTGGTAAGAGTATTGTGACAGTTGCTGCGCCGGATGATGAAGCATTTGGTAAGTATTTAACAGAGAAAGGTTATGGTTCTATCGATGAGATGTACCAGGCAAATCCTCAATTTGTAAAGAATTTGATTGGTATGCACCTGATGTATTATGCCTTCGACTGGGATAAGATGGTAAACTTCCGTCCTAACGATGGTGATGCTGCTACTGAGGCAGACAAGAAATTGAATGCAGGACTTTTTTACAAGCATCGCACCCATAGCCAGGATGCCATCGAGCAGGTTTCTGCTACCATTGATGGTTCTGCCAAGGATATCAGCGTGTATCATTATGAAAGATATCTGCCGGTATTCTCTACCAAGTATTTTGAAACCAAGGGAATCGCAGATGCTGCCGCTGATTATCATTATTTCTATCCAAATACCCAATGGTATGGTGAGGCTCATGCAGGTGATGGCTTCAACATTGCCAATGCTGCTGTTAATGATGAGAATAATGTCATCACAGATAATGGCTATCTGTATCATGTGGATCAGGTTATCGAACCCGTGAATACCATTTATGATGAATTGAAGAACAATGCAGACTATTCTGAGTTCTTCAACCTCTATAATTCTTATGAAACTTATACAGAGGCTCTGAAGGAAACCAATCAGACTTTGGGTTATACGGCTTATTTGCGTTCTCATGGCAGCTTGCCAAATATCGCATACGAGTGGACCTTTGCAGGAAGCGATAAGGCTTATATGCAAACTTACTACCTGGAGTCACAAGGATATAGTATCTTTGCGCCAACCAACCAGGCTCTGACCCAATTCTTCAAGACATTCTGGACTCCGGAACAGGGATATGGCGACATCAATAGTTTGGATCCGTTGATTAAGCGATATTTCGTGATGCAGATGTTTGCAGACAGTAAGTTCCCGGTGATGCCTACGGAAATTAAAGAGGGAAAGGTAAAAACCATCTTTGGTACTACAGTGAACTTTGATCCGGCAAACATTCATCAGAGTAGAAGAAAGGTTTGCACTAATGGTTTCCTCTATGGAATGGACGAAATGACAGCCCCGGCTATCTTCTCTTCGGTGGTGGCACCAGCCTTCAAGGATGTGAACTACAATTGTTATCTCTATACCTTGGATGGTTCGGGCTTGACTTCGTCTTTCGCAGCCGACAACTCTCAGTTTGTTTCCTTGATTCCATCTAATGCGCAGTTTGAAACTGCCGATCCGCAGATGCGTCTTTATACCACTACCAGTGGCAAGGAATTGCAGGAGTATAGCTCTGATGCCGGTGCCTTCGTGCAGATGGGAGACAATGCCAAACTGAATTTGGTAAATATGCACATCTCTGATCAGGTGAAGGAGTTGAAGACAGAAGGATTGCAGGTGGTAGATACCTATGCACCTTTCAACTATTGGTTTGTGAAGGATGGTAAGATAACCAACAATGCCAACTTCAATCAGCTGCTCAATCCAAGTAATACGGAAGAACCATTTGTTGCTTTCCATGAGATAACCAACGCTGGTAACTCTTGGAGCAACGGAAAGGCATACGCTTATGATGCTAAGTCTATCTTTAAGCGTCAGTCTGGCGATGGTGTGAAGCATGCCCTGGCTGTTTGCAATGATGCCAACTTTGAGTACTATCTCTTTGCGCAGCTGCTCAATAAGGCTGGTCTTGTATCGGGTACAACGTTGGCATTCCCTTCTGATGATGCTTATGTCACCGATGGCAGACAAATTGTTTTTGTGCCAACCAACGAGGCGATAAGCAAGAACTATCAAAAGGTTCCTGGTTACAAGAAACTCTTTGATGCCAATGGTAACTATAAGGCTACGGCAAAGTTGACTGCCACCGAAAAGGCTCAGCTGCAGGCTTGGGTAACCGACTACTTCGTCTCAAGCGAAGAGAATGTCTTTACAGACTATCCATTCTTGGGATCAAGTTGCAAGGGACAATTCATTACCAAGTCCTTGACCACGAAGTTGGAAATCATTGATGGCGGAAGTTCTCTGAGTGTGAAGTTGGTAGGTTCCGATGAGGTAGCACCTGTAGATTCCAAGTACTCTTACTTCCCATTTGCATTCAACGACGGATGTATTCATTTTATTGACGGATTATTGAAATAA